Proteins from a single region of Mytilus trossulus isolate FHL-02 chromosome 2, PNRI_Mtr1.1.1.hap1, whole genome shotgun sequence:
- the LOC134707041 gene encoding uncharacterized protein LOC134707041: MTSDSSDYQLEDELVQELFSKQFIGDMSRKIVGIHDVVQKFIETNTMSDDEKKSLLEKKVADIKFSKLIKVVTKHCDKNNLQVFKSFISALEETKNSDLAKQLTLVYDERVNSLSILNRLSKEKSLVGNLKGEIKRLQLTLEEREYELQKLKQDKKRLAENMKTTESDQKQAMRLLKQDLQGKISKKDEYISAVGKELADLSQKRDDLEKEVDTKSLVIEKRENELQRKEKELQMTIKESNHMSGEIQRLKENFVHVIGEEKEQLTKEIENLEGKIAEKESTILNLRRNQTLTRGEIEEELKNIMSGQEKKIEEQIVTIQNQNQSIRQQNEKIDVLTSAVMKLVNHMEKK, from the exons ATGACCTCAG ATAGTTCTGATTATCAATTGGAGGACGAACTGGTACaagaattgttttctaaacagTTTATTGGTGATATGTCAAGAAAAATAGTTGGTATTCACGATGTTGTTCAGAAGTTTATTGAAACAAATACTATGTCTGATGATGAAAAGAAATCTCTTCTAGAAAAGAAGGTTGCTGACATCAAATTTAGTAAGCTGATAAAGGTTGTAACCAAACACTGCGACAAAAATAACCTCCAGGTTTTCAAGAGTTTCATTTCCGCACTTGAAGAAACTAAGAATAGTGATCTAGCAAAACAGCTGACCTTGGTGTATGATGAACGG gTGAATTCCCTTTCAATTCTGAATCGATTATCAAAGGAAAAATCGTTGGTTGGTAACCTTAAAGGTGAAATAAAGCGTCTCCAACTAACATTAGAGGAGAGAGAATATGAGTTACAAAAACTGAAACAGGACAAAAAAAGATTAGCTGAGAACATGAAGACCACTGAAAGCGATCAAAAACAAGCTATGCGGCTGCTTAAACAAGatttgcaaggcaaaatttctaaaaaagaCGAATATATTTCAGCAGTTGGAAAGGAGTTGGCAGATCTTTCCCAGAAGAGGGACGATCTTGAAAAAGAAGTTGATACCAAGTCATTAGTCATTGAAAAGAGAGAAAATGAATTACAAAGGAAAGAGAAGGAACTACAAATGACAATTAAAGAAAGCAATCACATGAGTGGCGAGATTCAAAGGCtgaaagaaaattttgttcacGTTATTGGCGAAGAGAAAGAACAACTTACAAAAGAGATAGAAAATCTCGAAGGTAAAATTGCAGAGAAAGAAAGTACAATTCTCAATCTTAGAAGAAATCAGACACTCACAAGAGGGGAGATTGAggaagaattgaaaaatataatgagTGGTCAGgaaaagaaaattgaagaaCAGATTGTAACTATTCAGAACCAAAATCAAAGTATACGCCAACAAAATGAAAAGATTGACGTTTTAACTAGTGCTGTCATGAAACTCGTTAATCATATGGAGAAAAAATAG